In one window of uncultured Sphaerochaeta sp. DNA:
- a CDS encoding dihydroorotase yields the protein MIDPHVHLRDWSQNEKETLSHGLGVALTCGIDEVFDMPNTQPALTERESILRRLKDAEQCGLGVRYHLYAGVTSSAEQIRRVVSIAQELFPQVVGLKLFAGHSTGNMGLIKEREQSLVYRTLKECGYEGVVALHCEKESLLHPELYDPADFSTHSLARPVEAEVASVSDQLQFSQEEGFRGHLHICHLSSIEALHEIEKARMKGVRVSCAVTPHHALLSSEDAKERTLYAKMNPPLRSETERSTLFAALLEGRVDWIESDHAPHTLQDKEAGASGIPGFSGILLLVKRLLEQGATRPLLEQLLGRRVQEVFKLPIRDVFVPAYDDLESLSLKSAAEYPWDSYRNLRLR from the coding sequence ATGATTGACCCACATGTACATCTCCGTGACTGGAGTCAGAACGAGAAAGAAACGCTCTCCCATGGATTGGGGGTTGCGCTCACTTGCGGGATTGATGAGGTATTTGATATGCCTAATACGCAACCAGCCCTCACTGAGCGTGAAAGTATTCTCAGACGTCTCAAGGATGCTGAACAGTGTGGTCTTGGTGTTCGCTATCACCTGTATGCGGGGGTAACGTCTTCTGCCGAACAGATTCGGCGAGTGGTCTCCATTGCACAGGAGCTCTTTCCCCAGGTAGTGGGGCTTAAGTTGTTTGCAGGTCATTCAACCGGCAATATGGGGCTCATAAAGGAGAGGGAGCAGTCTCTTGTATATCGTACCCTGAAAGAGTGTGGTTACGAGGGGGTTGTTGCCCTGCATTGTGAAAAAGAGTCCTTGTTGCATCCTGAGCTGTATGATCCTGCTGACTTCTCCACTCATAGCCTTGCGCGGCCAGTAGAGGCAGAGGTTGCAAGTGTCTCGGACCAGCTGCAATTCTCACAAGAGGAAGGCTTCAGGGGACACCTTCATATCTGTCATCTGAGCAGTATTGAAGCCCTCCATGAAATCGAGAAAGCAAGGATGAAGGGAGTTCGCGTCAGTTGTGCGGTCACCCCTCATCATGCTCTTCTCTCCAGTGAGGATGCAAAAGAGCGGACGCTGTACGCCAAGATGAATCCTCCTCTTCGCAGTGAAACCGAGCGTAGTACTCTCTTTGCTGCACTGTTGGAGGGAAGGGTAGACTGGATAGAGAGTGATCATGCTCCACATACGCTTCAGGATAAAGAGGCAGGGGCAAGTGGAATTCCTGGGTTCAGTGGCATTTTGCTCTTGGTCAAGAGATTGCTCGAGCAAGGAGCAACAAGACCCTTGTTGGAGCAGTTGTTGGGTAGACGGGTGCAGGAGGTGTTCAAACTCCCCATCCGAGACGTTTTTGTCCCTGCCTATGATGACCTGGAATCGCTTTCTCTCAAGAGTGCCGCCGAGTATCCTTGGGACAGTTACCGTAACTTACGATTGCGTTAG
- a CDS encoding HDIG domain-containing metalloprotein yields the protein MVTREEADALLRKYNPNEALVYHAYCVEETMRRFAKEYGYDEEYWSLVGLLHDIDYGMFPEEHCQKAPELLKEIELDDAFIRAVCSHGYGICSTIEPEHFMEKVLYTIDELTGLVYATALMRPSKMEGMTVKSVKKKWSSKAFAAGVNRDIISQGAEKLGLEMNHIISLTIEAMGGASSKIGL from the coding sequence ATGGTTACAAGAGAAGAAGCAGACGCGTTGCTGAGAAAATACAATCCTAACGAAGCGCTGGTGTATCATGCCTATTGTGTTGAGGAGACCATGCGCAGGTTCGCCAAGGAGTACGGATACGACGAGGAATATTGGTCGTTGGTAGGACTCCTCCACGATATTGATTATGGGATGTTCCCTGAGGAGCATTGCCAGAAAGCACCCGAGCTATTGAAGGAAATTGAACTTGATGATGCATTCATCAGGGCAGTATGCAGCCACGGATACGGTATCTGCAGCACCATAGAGCCTGAGCATTTCATGGAGAAGGTTCTCTACACCATTGATGAGTTAACCGGTTTGGTATATGCAACGGCATTGATGAGACCTTCAAAGATGGAAGGGATGACGGTAAAATCGGTTAAGAAAAAATGGTCCAGCAAGGCCTTCGCCGCAGGAGTGAACCGGGATATTATCTCCCAAGGAGCCGAAAAGCTTGGGCTTGAGATGAATCACATCATTTCGCTCACCATAGAAGCAATGGGTGGAGCCTCCAGTAAGATAGGGCTTTAG
- a CDS encoding bifunctional aspartate carbamoyltransferase catalytic subunit/aspartate carbamoyltransferase regulatory subunit: MEKQNVFAGRSLCVIEDFSKEERMYLFDQVRILKQAMEQRDEEKLNPYRIDDRDFGIYEVFLEDSTRTKESFKNAANFHHAKVSELNSDSSSFNKGESYADTFNTLSGYENTIFIIRSKVEGVTRHLEEACAAYAERNKLYRKPVFINAGDGKHEHPTQELLDEFTFLEDNQWSNEELHLALVGDLFHGRTVHSKADGLKIFKQVKVDLVAPVELAMPEVYVNRMEENGYQVRIFSSIEEYLKQPDVASKWYFTRPQLERMGDRILQRQEELRRSITFREEFLDRIKEGTTFYHPLPRHKVTPTIPTFLDDTPLNGWERQSINGMYVRIVLLSLLAGKIGSEFVPVAKKVVYESEDYITEVDLHSRETKEKRVSEGVQPIRNGLVIDHILKGDSPGEIRRHMRLISSVLGLDAYKGGEWVSTSGQEDIFKGIIFRPGEYSLDRKQLKRLSAVAPGCTLNLIKDGRVINKFRLHLPPRIYNFEDLACTNEACISHPDQGEGVPAMFHRTKDNTFVCAFCNKTHTFKEIWKRGNK, encoded by the coding sequence ATGGAAAAACAGAATGTATTTGCAGGACGCTCGTTGTGTGTTATTGAGGATTTTTCCAAAGAAGAACGTATGTACCTCTTTGATCAGGTACGTATTCTCAAACAAGCGATGGAACAGAGAGATGAAGAGAAGCTCAACCCTTATAGAATTGATGATAGGGATTTCGGCATCTATGAAGTGTTCCTGGAAGACAGTACCAGGACCAAGGAATCTTTCAAGAATGCTGCCAACTTCCATCATGCAAAAGTCTCTGAGCTGAACAGCGACAGTTCTTCCTTCAACAAGGGAGAGAGCTATGCCGATACCTTCAATACCCTGAGTGGATATGAGAATACCATCTTCATCATCCGTAGCAAGGTTGAGGGTGTTACCAGACATCTGGAAGAGGCCTGCGCCGCTTATGCAGAGCGAAACAAACTCTATCGCAAACCGGTATTCATCAATGCAGGGGATGGGAAGCATGAACACCCTACCCAGGAATTGCTTGATGAGTTCACTTTTCTTGAAGACAACCAATGGAGTAACGAGGAATTGCATCTTGCATTGGTAGGGGATCTCTTCCACGGACGAACCGTGCACTCAAAAGCTGATGGTCTGAAAATATTCAAGCAGGTCAAGGTTGATTTGGTAGCCCCCGTAGAGCTGGCAATGCCGGAAGTCTACGTGAACAGGATGGAAGAAAATGGTTACCAAGTTCGCATCTTCTCTTCCATCGAAGAATACCTCAAGCAACCTGATGTGGCTTCCAAGTGGTACTTCACCCGACCACAACTGGAGCGAATGGGGGACAGGATCCTCCAGAGGCAGGAAGAGCTACGTCGTTCCATTACATTCCGGGAAGAGTTCCTGGACAGGATCAAGGAAGGTACCACCTTCTATCACCCGCTTCCACGGCACAAGGTAACTCCTACAATTCCCACCTTCCTTGATGACACACCCCTCAATGGGTGGGAACGACAATCGATCAACGGTATGTATGTAAGGATTGTATTGCTTTCACTGCTTGCAGGAAAAATCGGCAGCGAATTTGTCCCAGTGGCTAAAAAGGTAGTGTATGAGAGCGAAGACTACATTACAGAGGTAGACTTGCACTCCCGGGAAACAAAAGAGAAGCGGGTGAGTGAAGGCGTGCAACCAATTCGAAATGGCTTGGTTATCGACCATATTCTCAAGGGAGACAGCCCAGGCGAGATCAGGAGGCATATGAGGCTTATCAGCAGTGTGCTTGGCTTGGACGCCTACAAAGGTGGAGAGTGGGTAAGTACCAGTGGCCAGGAAGACATCTTCAAAGGAATCATCTTTCGCCCCGGTGAGTACAGTCTTGACCGTAAGCAACTCAAGCGGTTGAGTGCAGTGGCTCCTGGTTGTACGCTGAACCTGATCAAGGATGGGAGGGTCATCAATAAATTCCGCTTGCATCTTCCCCCCCGTATCTATAACTTTGAGGATCTGGCTTGCACGAATGAGGCATGCATCTCCCACCCTGACCAGGGAGAGGGGGTTCCAGCCATGTTCCATCGAACCAAGGACAACACCTTTGTCTGTGCATTCTGTAACAAGACACACACCTTCAAGGAAATCTGGAAGCGTGGAAATAAATAG
- a CDS encoding orotate phosphoribosyltransferase yields MKHIEDITNHYGPILAKKALELGAIRLQVQDPFTWASGYRMPIYNDNRRLLAESGARKLVSEAFAAMLESLDFDPDNIAGTATAGIPHATTLADRLEKPLSYVRSSGKDHGLGQQIEGLGQGGTYAGAKVLLIEDLISTGGSSIKAVQAIAKAEGVCPYTLAIFTYGFATAQEAFASLDPACTFFTILDYDVMVASAQETGYVNSEEARLLTSWREDPFGWGEKQGFPRVDR; encoded by the coding sequence ATGAAACATATTGAAGATATTACAAACCATTATGGACCGATTCTGGCAAAGAAAGCCTTGGAGCTTGGCGCAATCCGACTCCAAGTGCAAGATCCTTTCACTTGGGCAAGCGGCTACCGTATGCCCATTTACAATGACAACAGGAGACTGCTTGCCGAAAGTGGAGCCAGAAAGCTGGTCAGCGAGGCTTTTGCTGCAATGCTGGAGAGCCTTGATTTTGACCCAGATAACATCGCAGGAACTGCAACTGCTGGCATTCCTCATGCAACCACCTTGGCAGACCGACTCGAGAAACCATTGAGCTATGTACGAAGTTCCGGCAAGGACCATGGGCTTGGTCAACAGATCGAAGGGCTTGGGCAAGGAGGTACCTATGCTGGTGCCAAAGTGCTCCTTATTGAGGATTTGATCTCCACCGGGGGATCTTCCATCAAGGCAGTTCAGGCGATTGCTAAAGCAGAAGGTGTTTGTCCCTATACCTTGGCAATCTTCACCTATGGATTTGCCACTGCCCAGGAAGCCTTTGCCTCCTTGGACCCAGCATGCACATTCTTTACCATCCTTGACTATGATGTGATGGTTGCAAGTGCCCAGGAGACGGGGTATGTGAACAGTGAGGAAGCAAGATTACTTACTTCGTGGAGGGAAGATCCCTTTGGCTGGGGTGAGAAGCAGGGATTTCCCAGAGTAGATCGGTAA
- a CDS encoding YkgJ family cysteine cluster protein gives MDSIEELMIAFEGTYVGQSMAGLVELYSTIENQTSVFCTQYSIACGSGCGTCCEHFMPDITVSEARMVAAYLLFVKKDEALIEALNSARGNTSGPCPLYNPDSPYHCTVYQARPLICRLFGACANQGKDGRAVFRRCKYNVEQTMPSSLILDEDVPVMQDYSYALRSLDDGNGKVGYLSDMVSILVEQLRFLANMLTLDDTNPDDTPTPLAS, from the coding sequence ATGGACAGTATTGAAGAACTCATGATTGCGTTCGAAGGAACGTATGTAGGTCAGTCTATGGCTGGCTTGGTCGAGTTGTACTCGACTATCGAAAACCAGACGAGTGTTTTCTGCACACAGTATAGCATCGCTTGCGGAAGCGGATGTGGGACATGCTGCGAGCATTTTATGCCCGATATAACGGTAAGTGAAGCTCGTATGGTTGCTGCCTATCTTCTCTTTGTCAAAAAAGATGAAGCCCTTATCGAGGCACTGAATAGTGCCAGGGGCAATACCAGCGGACCTTGTCCTCTCTATAACCCTGACTCCCCGTATCACTGTACGGTGTATCAAGCACGACCGCTAATCTGTCGGTTGTTTGGAGCCTGCGCCAACCAAGGAAAGGATGGGAGGGCAGTGTTCAGGCGATGCAAGTATAATGTGGAACAAACCATGCCATCCTCCTTGATCTTGGATGAGGATGTGCCGGTGATGCAGGACTATAGTTATGCACTGCGTTCCTTGGATGATGGCAACGGAAAGGTAGGGTACCTCAGTGATATGGTCTCAATCCTGGTTGAGCAGCTGCGATTTCTCGCAAACATGCTCACTCTGGACGATACCAACCCGGACGATACCCCAACCCCCCTTGCAAGTTAG
- a CDS encoding magnesium transporter CorA family protein has product MITIRKNLMSQIPGEPIQEAPYTWVDARDINRDDITQLEEKYAISSELLADIMDQDEQARIEREDDYVALIMRLPALADDCKGINQYAVPLGIVLVRDTVITICQSDSIVLEDFAKNRYRQYPVQTAEGFVISILGRAVMVYIRLLKYINRQKSQVEEQLHKSIMNYELIQLLQIQKSLVYFSTSLTTNEALMERMQRTPYFRLESEEERDFLEDIITDNKQAIEMANIYSSILTGTMDAFASVISNNMNVIMKRLTIISISLMIPTFVTGFYGMNIALPYMHSPFAWIGILAFCGTSALIGGWALSDRRNARLVQRSVQGSRQAEKEHRKKKRKKRGLPD; this is encoded by the coding sequence ATGATCACCATCAGAAAGAATCTTATGAGCCAGATTCCCGGAGAACCCATCCAGGAGGCTCCCTACACTTGGGTCGATGCAAGGGATATCAACAGAGATGATATCACCCAGCTCGAAGAGAAATATGCCATTTCCAGTGAATTGCTCGCAGATATCATGGACCAGGACGAACAGGCCCGCATTGAACGTGAAGACGACTATGTTGCGTTAATCATGCGTCTGCCCGCCCTGGCCGATGATTGCAAGGGAATAAACCAGTATGCAGTACCGCTTGGTATCGTGCTGGTTCGTGATACTGTCATCACCATCTGCCAGAGTGATAGCATCGTGCTTGAGGATTTTGCCAAGAACCGCTACCGGCAATATCCCGTGCAGACAGCTGAAGGGTTTGTGATCAGCATCCTTGGCCGTGCGGTCATGGTCTATATCCGGCTCCTCAAGTACATAAACCGCCAAAAGTCCCAGGTTGAGGAACAACTGCACAAGAGTATCATGAACTATGAACTGATTCAGTTGCTGCAGATCCAGAAATCCTTGGTCTATTTCTCCACCAGTCTGACAACCAATGAAGCATTGATGGAACGAATGCAACGTACCCCGTACTTCCGTCTTGAGAGTGAGGAAGAACGTGATTTTCTTGAGGATATCATTACAGACAACAAGCAGGCCATCGAGATGGCAAATATTTACTCCTCAATTCTGACTGGCACAATGGACGCATTTGCTTCGGTCATCAGCAACAATATGAATGTCATCATGAAACGATTGACCATCATCTCGATCAGTTTGATGATCCCGACGTTTGTCACTGGATTCTATGGAATGAATATTGCCTTGCCCTACATGCATAGTCCTTTTGCCTGGATTGGTATCCTGGCCTTCTGTGGTACCAGTGCATTGATTGGTGGTTGGGCGCTCTCTGACCGAAGGAATGCGCGGCTGGTCCAGCGCTCGGTTCAGGGATCCCGTCAGGCCGAGAAAGAGCACCGCAAGAAAAAACGAAAAAAACGTGGCCTTCCTGATTGA
- a CDS encoding alpha-hydroxy-acid oxidizing protein, translated as MKNVMELLTKRHLNADAPVLLGTVSGVASTKPRLITYFDEKVHAISIITTKSFQVEVNPGNREPVICETSVGNFGNSVGLRNPGMEQALYELRKLRAEHSFSSYLNVSLSANSVEDFITLVKAFDEVADLVELNFSCPHASVGYGASIGCDQNIAAEYVRLIKEATKECKAPLFVKLTPNVDDIGLIAKAVLDSGADGLVAINTVGPIVHKDPGSGLPILQNKLGGKGGSSGHHVYERALSAIREIRQACGDDVPLIGMGGVSSGTEAAALIASGADAVGIGSALGTVDQKAWPEYLAAVKREAEAILGGEDPAKKQSTSYIIKDRQMAYEKHQVVKSEQYGKDTRIITLDGTLDCKAGQFAFLWIPTIGEKPFSVAHNDPLTFIVKNRGPFSAELCAFQVGDNIYVRGLYGAQLNNEKTKKALLLGGGTGVAVLPSLADQLQGQGTEMSILVGTSESVEGKALLEEHLSSYGSFTCIADDGRPGRVLDLLDSLPLEEEQACYLVGPEVFMAIACRKLLARGVKEHNLYLSMERTTLCGIGMCGECACGDRLTCRWGTFMQYDYLAKEAPELIAYD; from the coding sequence ATGAAGAATGTGATGGAACTCCTGACAAAGAGACATCTCAATGCAGATGCTCCTGTCCTGCTAGGAACTGTCAGTGGTGTTGCTTCCACTAAACCCAGACTGATCACCTACTTTGACGAGAAGGTACATGCTATCAGCATCATTACCACCAAGAGTTTCCAGGTGGAAGTCAATCCAGGGAACCGTGAGCCGGTGATCTGTGAGACCTCAGTCGGTAATTTTGGGAACTCTGTCGGGTTACGCAACCCTGGGATGGAACAGGCCCTGTATGAACTGAGAAAACTCAGGGCGGAGCATTCCTTTTCCAGTTATCTGAATGTATCGCTCTCGGCAAACAGTGTTGAAGATTTCATCACCTTGGTAAAAGCCTTTGATGAGGTGGCAGACCTGGTTGAGTTGAATTTCTCTTGTCCTCACGCATCGGTCGGCTATGGGGCATCAATTGGGTGCGACCAGAATATTGCCGCTGAATATGTGCGATTGATCAAGGAAGCCACCAAGGAGTGCAAAGCACCCTTGTTTGTGAAGCTTACCCCAAATGTTGATGACATCGGCCTGATAGCCAAGGCCGTATTGGATAGTGGTGCCGATGGCTTGGTCGCAATCAATACGGTTGGTCCCATCGTCCACAAGGATCCAGGTTCAGGACTTCCCATCTTGCAAAACAAGCTTGGAGGCAAGGGCGGAAGTAGTGGGCATCATGTCTATGAACGAGCACTTTCAGCCATCCGGGAGATTCGCCAAGCCTGTGGTGATGATGTGCCGCTTATCGGTATGGGTGGAGTGAGCAGTGGAACGGAAGCTGCAGCACTGATAGCCTCCGGTGCTGATGCAGTCGGAATCGGTTCAGCCCTCGGTACTGTCGACCAGAAGGCATGGCCTGAATACCTCGCTGCGGTGAAGCGAGAGGCAGAGGCTATTCTGGGCGGAGAAGATCCTGCGAAAAAGCAATCTACCTCCTATATCATCAAAGACCGACAGATGGCATATGAGAAACATCAGGTGGTGAAGAGTGAGCAGTATGGTAAGGATACCCGTATCATCACACTGGATGGCACGCTTGACTGCAAGGCGGGACAATTTGCATTCCTTTGGATTCCAACCATCGGGGAGAAACCCTTCTCTGTCGCTCATAACGATCCATTGACCTTCATTGTCAAGAATCGGGGACCTTTCTCAGCCGAGCTTTGTGCCTTTCAGGTCGGAGATAATATCTATGTACGGGGACTTTACGGTGCACAACTGAACAATGAGAAGACCAAAAAAGCACTCTTGTTGGGTGGTGGTACCGGGGTGGCGGTACTTCCCAGTCTTGCCGACCAGTTGCAAGGCCAGGGAACTGAAATGAGTATTCTTGTAGGAACCAGTGAGAGTGTGGAAGGAAAAGCCTTGCTTGAGGAGCATCTTTCATCCTATGGATCATTCACTTGTATTGCTGATGATGGCAGACCAGGAAGAGTACTGGACCTTCTGGACAGCCTTCCTTTGGAAGAAGAGCAGGCCTGTTATCTGGTAGGTCCTGAGGTTTTCATGGCTATCGCCTGTCGCAAGCTGTTGGCTCGGGGAGTCAAGGAGCATAATCTATACTTATCGATGGAGAGAACCACGCTCTGTGGTATTGGGATGTGTGGAGAGTGTGCCTGTGGAGACCGATTGACTTGCCGTTGGGGCACCTTCATGCAGTACGACTATCTGGCGAAAGAGGCGCCTGAATTAATTGCCTATGATTGA
- a CDS encoding HAD family hydrolase, producing MLKPLQKAILFDMDGTLIDTIEDIRSAFNAALSLEGLPPFSVTLTKQVVGRGLYNALKGALSYYNHPVEEARFAFLYQSMMDHYQAHYADKSHPYEGILPLLDRLEGSGIALGILSNKEDILTQKIVQQLLPQYSFASVRGLVEGSPRKPDRYAIDLFCSRQGVNVGELCYIGDSEVDYQTAQNAGCSHILVSWGFRPKEELQALPGSVVVDTVDELEDAIYGVQ from the coding sequence ATGTTGAAACCGTTGCAAAAGGCAATCCTCTTTGATATGGACGGTACCCTCATTGATACCATTGAGGATATCCGTAGTGCTTTCAATGCTGCTCTTTCCTTGGAGGGCCTGCCTCCATTCTCAGTGACATTGACAAAACAGGTTGTTGGACGAGGGCTCTACAATGCACTCAAGGGTGCTCTGTCCTACTATAACCACCCTGTTGAGGAAGCTCGGTTTGCATTTCTCTATCAGTCAATGATGGACCATTATCAGGCACACTATGCTGATAAGAGTCATCCCTATGAAGGCATCCTTCCGCTTCTTGATAGATTGGAGGGCTCTGGGATAGCTCTAGGTATTCTTTCCAACAAAGAGGATATCCTTACCCAAAAAATTGTACAACAACTACTTCCCCAGTATTCTTTTGCTTCTGTGAGAGGATTGGTAGAGGGCTCTCCCAGAAAGCCCGATCGGTATGCCATTGACCTTTTTTGCAGTAGGCAGGGTGTAAACGTAGGAGAACTCTGTTACATTGGGGATAGTGAAGTGGATTATCAGACTGCCCAGAATGCTGGGTGTTCTCATATTTTGGTCTCGTGGGGATTCAGACCGAAGGAAGAACTGCAAGCACTTCCTGGCTCTGTGGTTGTCGATACGGTAGATGAATTGGAGGATGCAATCTATGGCGTACAATGA
- the pyrF gene encoding orotidine-5'-phosphate decarboxylase yields MSYQTLLAESAEKTGNIACMGLDPIVESLPVSSGNIRSDLNSFFQQLFRRMSLAGLVPAAFKPNLGYYQCLDHPRDEDFSGSSALADVLDMLESFFPGIPVILDSKRGDIARSSMNYAKEAFEVWQSDAVTVAPYMGSDSVEPFISFPEKGAYLLNRTSNPGGRDLQNLLVVNEEKREHPLYLEVASQIAAYNQKTGSVGAVVGATNLQELEDIAAFYHDQSVPLLIPGVGSQGGSASEVMTILKKAGYPVALARINSSSALTHPWKHNPAPEDWLDLCMKNLRSLLEETSV; encoded by the coding sequence GTGAGTTATCAAACATTATTGGCAGAAAGTGCTGAAAAAACTGGAAATATTGCTTGCATGGGATTGGATCCCATTGTTGAATCCCTTCCTGTGTCCAGTGGGAATATTCGTAGTGACCTCAATAGTTTCTTTCAACAGTTGTTTCGGAGAATGAGCCTCGCTGGATTGGTTCCTGCAGCGTTCAAACCGAATCTTGGCTACTACCAGTGCCTCGATCATCCACGTGATGAAGATTTCTCGGGTAGTTCTGCCCTTGCCGATGTACTGGATATGCTGGAGAGTTTCTTCCCAGGAATTCCTGTCATTCTTGACAGTAAGCGCGGTGATATTGCCAGAAGCAGCATGAACTATGCCAAGGAAGCCTTTGAAGTGTGGCAGAGTGATGCCGTAACCGTTGCTCCTTATATGGGAAGTGACTCGGTAGAGCCTTTTATCAGTTTCCCTGAAAAAGGGGCATATCTGCTTAATCGTACCAGCAATCCTGGAGGAAGAGACCTGCAAAATCTGCTGGTAGTAAACGAGGAAAAGCGTGAACATCCGCTTTACTTGGAGGTAGCCAGCCAGATTGCCGCCTATAACCAGAAGACAGGAAGTGTAGGAGCAGTGGTCGGGGCGACCAATCTCCAGGAGTTGGAGGACATTGCTGCCTTCTACCATGACCAATCAGTTCCCCTGCTTATCCCTGGTGTAGGAAGCCAAGGAGGTTCTGCAAGTGAGGTTATGACAATACTGAAAAAGGCTGGGTACCCGGTAGCGCTTGCCAGAATAAACAGCAGCAGTGCATTGACCCATCCATGGAAGCATAACCCAGCACCGGAAGACTGGCTTGATTTGTGCATGAAGAACCTTCGCTCCCTGCTTGAGGAGACCTCTGTATGA
- a CDS encoding class I SAM-dependent rRNA methyltransferase, with product MQTITIKGGKEKQLLRHHPWVFSGAIANDISLLETGVSRAETDEGQFIAWGWYDKESHIPLRLLSWNENQTIDERWWKQTIAQSVLRRKMFFEDKAGATTTFRIIFSEADYLPGLVVDVYGTMLRIIISSRVAHHFQDLIVETLESLLKPSLIILNTDSAFASAEHLKETLLYYQDGQYFTPSKKLDPVRFREDNLYYEVAPGKGQKSGFYCDQRESRRVIEPYAKDAVVLDGCSYTGAFTLHALRAGAKHVDLLDSSEQALRQALVHIHINQDLKTIPEGSREKVEITQCDIFEQMRHIEKDHYDLMILDPPKLAQTKSQAEGAQKAYKDLNRLAMQKIKDGGIIATFSCSSAISAEQLRMILAWSAKDAMVEIQILQKLGQGHDHPIRISFPESEYLNGYLLRVIR from the coding sequence ATGCAAACCATTACAATTAAAGGTGGCAAGGAAAAACAACTCTTACGTCACCATCCATGGGTCTTCAGCGGCGCTATCGCAAATGACATCTCCCTTCTAGAAACAGGGGTCTCCAGAGCAGAAACAGATGAAGGACAATTCATTGCATGGGGGTGGTATGACAAGGAAAGTCATATTCCCCTCCGTCTTCTCTCTTGGAACGAGAACCAAACTATAGATGAACGTTGGTGGAAACAAACCATTGCCCAGAGTGTTCTACGCAGAAAGATGTTTTTCGAGGACAAGGCAGGGGCAACCACTACCTTCCGTATCATCTTCTCCGAGGCCGATTATCTTCCAGGCTTGGTGGTGGATGTATACGGTACCATGCTGAGAATTATCATCAGCAGCCGTGTAGCTCATCATTTCCAGGATCTCATCGTGGAGACCTTGGAATCACTGCTCAAGCCTTCCTTGATCATTCTGAATACAGACAGTGCTTTCGCCTCTGCAGAACACCTCAAGGAAACCCTGCTCTACTACCAGGATGGCCAGTATTTCACTCCATCCAAGAAACTGGACCCTGTCCGTTTCCGTGAAGACAACCTCTACTATGAAGTTGCACCAGGAAAGGGGCAAAAAAGTGGATTCTATTGTGACCAACGGGAAAGTCGACGGGTTATCGAGCCGTACGCAAAGGATGCTGTAGTACTCGATGGATGCTCCTACACCGGTGCATTCACCCTCCACGCCCTGAGAGCTGGAGCAAAGCATGTCGATCTTCTGGACTCCAGTGAACAGGCCCTGAGACAGGCATTGGTCCATATCCACATCAACCAGGACCTCAAGACCATTCCAGAGGGAAGCCGGGAGAAAGTGGAAATTACCCAGTGCGATATCTTTGAACAGATGCGGCATATTGAGAAGGACCACTACGATCTCATGATCCTTGATCCTCCCAAGCTTGCCCAGACCAAGTCACAGGCAGAAGGAGCCCAGAAAGCCTACAAGGACCTGAATCGTCTGGCAATGCAGAAGATCAAGGATGGTGGCATCATAGCAACATTCTCCTGTAGCTCGGCCATCAGCGCAGAACAGCTGCGTATGATTCTTGCCTGGAGTGCAAAGGATGCAATGGTTGAAATCCAGATTCTTCAGAAACTCGGTCAGGGACATGACCACCCGATCAGGATTTCCTTCCCAGAATCTGAATATCTCAACGGGTACTTGCTGAGAGTTATCCGCTAA